TTTCAAATTAGAAGTAGTTGACTGTTTTTTTATCAGAGTGTTTTTTGCAATACCAAAGTGGTTCTTACGGACTTTTGGTGAATTGCTCTTTTGTGTACTACATTGATATAATAAAAGAAAAGGAGTGAACCATGATGTACCCTATCTGTTGGTTAAGTCCAGATCCTTTTCTCGAATTGATAGATGTATCTACAAAAGACCGTCATCTTCGTTTCATTGTAAAAAGTAATCGTATTTCCGCAAACTGTCCATCTTGTCATTCTATTTCTTCTCGTCGTCATAGTCGTTATACCCGCCTTATACAAGATCTTCCTATTACAGATCAAACCGTCATTCTTCTTATTTTACACAAGTGGTTTTGTAATAATTCTTGTTGTTCTATTAAGGTTTTTACAGAACAATATGAATGGGTAGCCCCCAACGGACGTCGCACACTTCGTGCAGAAAAAGTTTTACGAAAAATTGCATTTTCTACAAGTTGCTTAACTGGAGAGAAAGTTGCTCGTGCCATATATCTTCCAATCAGTCATGATATTGTTCGTAAAACTCACATAGGTACAAAGGTGTCTCCCTTTCATTGGTGTAGATAATTTTGCTTTCCGTAAAGGACGGACATACGTATGGGACACTTATTTGTGATCTACGTCATCATAGACCATTAGCGCTATGACCGAATCGTTCTCCTGAAACACTAACGGAATGGCTGAAACACCATCCTCACATTCAAGTCGTGAGTCGCGATGGTTTTACAAGTTTTCGGCAAAGAATTTCTAACGCGAATTCTTCTATTCTTCAAGTATATGATCGCTGGCATTTTATTAAAAATGCTAGGAAACATTTAGATACGTTCCTCTTGTCAGCCGTTCCTTCTACTATTACTTGGAATGAACCTTCATCTATTTCCATTGAAACAGCGTTAACAAAAGCAGAAAAAATAAAACTCATACGCAATGGGACTTGATTCAAGAAATAAAGGAAGCCCATCGCTCCGGGAAATCTATCAATTCCCTAACGAAAGAATATCATTTAAATTGGAGAACAATTAAAAAATACATAAAAATGATGACTCCACCTACTACCAATCGTTGTCGCATCAGTCCAGCTCAAGGGTATCTTGAATCTATTATTCGTCTTGAAAAAGAGGGAAAAACACTTAAAACGATTGATCCACTTATCCGTAAGAAGGGGTATAACGGCACCTTTTCGGCTGTGCGCACACTTGTTGAAGGGATAAGGCGCAAACAGAAACATGCTAATTACCCATCTCCTACCTATCAAATAGCTAGAAAACGTCTTGCCAGATGGTTTTGGATTCATCCCAATCATCTGAATACCTCAGAAAGAAGGGATTTAGAGCGGTGTTTCGAAAAATATCCTAATCTCCAAACTGTTTATGAAGTCATACAAGAGTATCGTGCAATGATAAAACAATCTGATTATGAAGGATTTTTGCAATGGCTAAGAAAACAACTTTCCCATAAAGAACAACCCTTTTATTCATATGCCCGTCATTTACGCAACGATTTACAAGCCGTGAAGCATGCCTTTCTTCTTCCCTATAGTAATGGCTTGTTAGAAGGACAGGTAAATCGCTTGAAATCAATCAAACGAATGTTGTATGGGCAAGCTGGTTTAGCTATATTGCAAAAACGCATGTTATATAAATTCTGATTTATTATTTTGAAAGAATAAAATTTTATACGGTAACAACGTTATATGAGATTTCACCAAATCTGCGTAAGAACCACTTATTAAACTTACGCACTTTTGGTGAAGGAATACAAGAAATGGCATAGTAAGATAAAAAGGAGAATTCCATTTTATGCATATTGTTATTCCTTCATTTGAAGGTATTGAACTTATGTCTTCGTTTCAAGCGGCCCACACTCATGTTTATATCCTAAAATCCATCTATAAATCATGCCCCTGCCCTTCTTGTGGAAAGATTTCATCACGAGTACATAGTCTTTATACACGTTTTGTTCAAGACCTAGCTATTCAACAAACATCTATTCACCTACAATTACAAGTAAAGAAATTCTTTTGTGATAGCCCAGCATGCTCGACACGGATATTTACCGAGCGATTCGCATGGCTTCAATCATATCAACGAAAAATTATAAAATACAATCATCTAATTGCAAATTGTGTCATTTTTTATAACGTCTTTCAACTCACTCATATCCTGCATGAATACATCCAAGAAGGAAATGAATTAGACGAAGAAGTGCTATCTGATTTGAGCCCATACCTTGCCTTCCATATAAATCGATTCAGGAAATATGGATTGGACGATAATCGTCAACCACCCGATATCAAATTTGATATGGCCATTTCACCTAATGGGTTAAAAGCTGCAAATTAAACAAAAATAGCCACAATCTATTTATAAATAGACTGTGGCTATTTTAAGTGGACCCAAAAGAAGGAATCGTTGCCGTGCCCCTTTTAGTTTCATGTCAACAATATGCATTCTAGACTGTTGAGAAATTCACAACATTTTTTCAACAGGACAAACACACTCTCAACATTTCCTCATAATATGCTCACAAAGGTAAATAAAAAAGAAAACCTTCACGCATCATTTACGATGCGTGAAGGTTTTATCTACCTTACTTGCTTTTAGTCTCTCCTCCTTCCCTTGAGATTAATAAGCAAACAAATATAAATTGTGAGGTATGTCCACAACTTATATTGCTCTATGAACAGGTAGTACTTCCTCAGCATTTTAAACATGACAATGTGGCGAGAATCTCCCTCTACTACTTGTTCCCTTTTTTCAATCAGCTATAAAAAATTACTGTAAAATAAAGGAGAGGAAAGTTATGTACTACTGCATTAGTTGTTCTGAAATCCATCTAAAAAAAAGTAACAATGATAAAATATTTAAAAATGGTTTTTACATCGATCCTTTTTTAGGTGAACGTTATCACCTAGGTATGTGTAAAAACATACATGATGCCAAAGCTGAGGAAGTTGTTCTACCAGAAGCGAATACTAAAGCAGCTCCATCTATTATGAATACTTTGCCAACACATGTTCTCCCTACTTAAAAACATAAAAAAGAGCTGGAAAACTCCGGCTCTTTTTTATGTTTTATAGACGATCATTGCAGAAAAACAATAAATTTGATTTTCATCATCATTAATTGAAACCCCAACTTGATATTTAATATCTATCAGTTGTTCATCATTCAATTTCTTTAAAAAAACATTCACAGCATCTTCTAAATCTTTTTCATGACTTTCGTCAAATACTTTAACGCGAATCATTTGAACACCATCCTAGATCGCAGCTCTCCGCCACTAATTGATTGCCACGGTGCGTATCTATGATGCGATAAAATTTTCCACCTTCATGTACATATCCGTCTTCTAACACATACTGTTTTTCTTCATTATTGACATAAAATTTACCTATCATAAATTTACTTGTATATAACTCCAAGTAATCTGCTTTAAATTTCGCTACTACATGATTTGTAATATCGATTTTAATTGTGCGTCCCACCTTTTCTCCCTCCTTTAACAAAGAACGGATTTAAGTATATTGTA
The window above is part of the Bacillus cytotoxicus NVH 391-98 genome. Proteins encoded here:
- a CDS encoding transposase family protein — encoded protein: MMYPICWLSPDPFLELIDVSTKDRHLRFIVKSNRISANCPSCHSISSRRHSRYTRLIQDLPITDQTVILLILHKWFCNNSCCSIKVFTEQYEWVAPNGRRTLRAEKVLRKIAFSTSCLTGEKVARAIYLPISHDIVRKTHIGTKVSPFHWCR
- a CDS encoding transposase yields the protein MIQEIKEAHRSGKSINSLTKEYHLNWRTIKKYIKMMTPPTTNRCRISPAQGYLESIIRLEKEGKTLKTIDPLIRKKGYNGTFSAVRTLVEGIRRKQKHANYPSPTYQIARKRLARWFWIHPNHLNTSERRDLERCFEKYPNLQTVYEVIQEYRAMIKQSDYEGFLQWLRKQLSHKEQPFYSYARHLRNDLQAVKHAFLLPYSNGLLEGQVNRLKSIKRMLYGQAGLAILQKRMLYKF
- a CDS encoding Tn3 family transposase, which codes for MHIVIPSFEGIELMSSFQAAHTHVYILKSIYKSCPCPSCGKISSRVHSLYTRFVQDLAIQQTSIHLQLQVKKFFCDSPACSTRIFTERFAWLQSYQRKIIKYNHLIANCVIFYNVFQLTHILHEYIQEGNELDEEVLSDLSPYLAFHINRFRKYGLDDNRQPPDIKFDMAISPNGLKAAN
- a CDS encoding DUF3973 domain-containing protein: MYYCISCSEIHLKKSNNDKIFKNGFYIDPFLGERYHLGMCKNIHDAKAEEVVLPEANTKAAPSIMNTLPTHVLPT
- a CDS encoding sporulation protein Cse60; this encodes MIRVKVFDESHEKDLEDAVNVFLKKLNDEQLIDIKYQVGVSINDDENQIYCFSAMIVYKT
- a CDS encoding DUF2553 family protein encodes the protein MGRTIKIDITNHVVAKFKADYLELYTSKFMIGKFYVNNEEKQYVLEDGYVHEGGKFYRIIDTHRGNQLVAESCDLGWCSNDSR